In one window of Nodosilinea sp. PGN35 DNA:
- a CDS encoding Uma2 family endonuclease, with amino-acid sequence MTQAALTTLSFEQYLHYSDRTDTRYELVRGYLVPISPAPWPHSKIAKFLERTFDTEISRLGYPWEAVRGDVGQRTELSSARLPDVMVVQRADLDALGDKPAVLDVPAQLVVEIVSESSKVDDYLYKLAEYRAQGIPEYWVVDYLALGSARYIGAAKVPTLSIYNLVEDSYEGNQYRSSDPILSPTFPELTLTADQVFRA; translated from the coding sequence ATGACCCAGGCTGCCCTCACCACCCTCAGCTTTGAGCAATACCTGCACTACAGCGATCGCACCGACACCCGCTACGAACTCGTGCGAGGGTACCTCGTACCGATAAGCCCTGCCCCCTGGCCCCACAGCAAAATTGCCAAATTTCTAGAGCGCACCTTTGACACCGAGATCAGCCGCCTCGGCTACCCCTGGGAAGCCGTTCGCGGCGACGTAGGGCAGCGTACTGAACTCAGCAGCGCTCGCCTACCCGATGTCATGGTGGTGCAGCGAGCCGATTTAGACGCCCTGGGCGACAAACCAGCGGTGCTCGATGTACCGGCCCAGCTGGTGGTCGAAATTGTCAGCGAAAGCTCGAAGGTCGATGACTACCTCTATAAGCTGGCAGAATATCGCGCCCAGGGCATTCCAGAATATTGGGTGGTCGATTATTTGGCCCTAGGATCAGCCCGATACATTGGGGCCGCCAAGGTGCCGACTCTGTCTATTTACAACCTTGTGGAGGATAGCTACGAGGGCAACCAATATCGTAGTAGTGACCCAATTCTTTCTCCCACCTTTCCAGAGTTAACGCTAACCGCAGACCAAGTGTTTCGGGCTTGA
- a CDS encoding type I restriction endonuclease subunit R, whose protein sequence is MAQTLGITKAITSLTEAHARLNLSRAAEPSFFAEWQTNLPPLTETEQGTLDRLKARYQYYQADGAITESTVDIILVSPLLDLLELCDPPYKIQGEKFVRFEIEDGDTLLEDLIDVLVIQDNFWLVLLESKRYGFSVMQALPQTLSYMVGNGAQQTATFGMITTGEDYLFVKLDPQRQQYDVSDKFTLSTRQGNQLYTVTAILKCLIGGLPQ, encoded by the coding sequence ATGGCCCAAACCCTTGGCATTACCAAAGCGATTACTAGCCTCACCGAGGCCCATGCTCGCCTCAATCTCAGCCGCGCGGCTGAGCCTAGCTTTTTTGCTGAGTGGCAGACCAACTTACCCCCCCTCACCGAAACCGAGCAGGGCACCCTGGATCGGCTAAAAGCCCGCTATCAGTATTACCAGGCCGATGGGGCCATTACAGAAAGCACGGTGGATATTATCTTGGTATCGCCCCTGCTGGATTTGCTGGAGCTATGCGACCCGCCCTACAAAATTCAGGGTGAAAAGTTTGTTCGGTTTGAAATTGAAGATGGCGACACGCTGCTGGAAGATTTGATCGACGTTTTGGTAATTCAGGATAACTTTTGGTTGGTGCTGCTGGAGAGCAAGCGCTATGGGTTTAGCGTGATGCAGGCTCTGCCCCAGACGCTGAGCTATATGGTGGGCAACGGTGCCCAGCAAACAGCTACCTTTGGGATGATCACCACGGGTGAAGACTACCTGTTTGTAAAACTAGACCCCCAACGGCAGCAATATGATGTGTCTGATAAATTTACCCTCTCGACCCGGCAGGGCAACCAGCTCTACACTGTGACAGCTATCCTCAAGTGCCTGATTGGCGGGTTGCCGCAATGA
- a CDS encoding DUF4160 domain-containing protein, producing the protein MPPVSHPFDGGLLVVLMNYNDHAPPHVHIKYQNDYRSYRIEISTRQWMTPGKPLPPKLKRLIEAWVEAHEAALLEQWQNAMNNQPVEIVG; encoded by the coding sequence ATGCCACCCGTTTCCCATCCCTTCGATGGCGGCCTTCTAGTCGTCTTAATGAATTACAACGATCATGCTCCCCCTCACGTCCACATCAAGTATCAAAATGATTACAGGAGCTATCGTATTGAAATCAGCACAAGACAATGGATGACACCAGGTAAACCACTACCACCGAAGCTGAAGCGACTGATTGAGGCCTGGGTAGAAGCCCACGAAGCCGCACTGCTAGAGCAGTGGCAAAACGCCATGAACAACCAACCCGTCGAAATTGTGGGGTAA